A window of Rosa rugosa chromosome 7, drRosRugo1.1, whole genome shotgun sequence genomic DNA:
GATTGGAGTTCTGATTATTGATTATGTTTTGTACAGTTGGAGATTTGAACCATTTGATTTCTGCTACCATGTCTGGTGTGACTTGCTGTTTGAGGTTCCCTGGGCAACTCAACTCTGACCTCAGAAAGTTGGCTGTCAATCTCATTCCATTCCCGCGTCTCCACTTTTTCATGGTGGGTTTTGCTCCTTTGACCTCTCGTGGTTCACAGATGTACAGAGCCTTGACTGTGCCAGAACTCACTCAGCAAATGTGGGATTCTAAGAACATGATGTGCGCAGCTGACCCTCGCCATGGTCGCTATCTCACTGCCTCAGCCATGTTCAGGGGAAAGATGAGCACCAAGGAAGTCGATGATCAAATGAGCAATGTTCAGAACAAGAACTCTTCATACTTTGTGGAGTGGATTCCCCACAATGTCAAGTCCACTGTTTGTGATATCCCACCCACAGGCTTGAAGATGGCTTCAACCTTCATTGGAAACTCAACTTCAATTCAGGAGATGTTCCGTCGTGTGAGTGAGCAGTTCACTGCTATGTTCAGGAGGAAGGCTTTCTTGCATTGGTACACTGGTGAAGGCATGGATGAGATGGAGTTCACAGAGGCTGAAAGCAACATGAATGATCTTGTTTCAGAGTATCAGCAGTACCAGGATGCAACAGCTGAGGAGGATGAGTACtatgaagaggaagaggaagaagaagctcaGGAGATGTAAGGTGGTGAGCATCCTGAATTCTGATGTGTGAAGTGATGCTGCAACTTCCTGTTGTTCGTGGGTTGTTCCCAGTAGTAGTAGGTCTTAATATTGTTAAAAACTAAAGTTGGTTTCTGCATTTTGTTCTTATTAGTTCTGTACTTGGGTAAACTCAGATCTGTTATATGGTAATATGAATCATTTTAAAGTAGTAATATGCTCTTTTTAGATGAAATCATCAAATTTTACTGTTTTTAATTGTTCTATTGCTCTTTTCAAGAGACTACAGGTTCAATGGGTTTGCCTTGGGTGCTTGGCATTTTGAGCCTATGAATCCAAGGTAGCGACTTATCTTGGAGGAATATGCCCAAATGGTATAGAGAGGGGCTTCTGAGTGATTTGTTTGGCAATGATGAAATTCCAGTGTGGATTCATTGGTTGTTTGATAATGCATATTGCATCGATTATGTTACTTGAATGAAATTGAGCTGTTCTGTTGACACACCTCTTGTGTTTTTTATGCTCATTTGAGTAGCGTAGGTAATATAGGCTGAACGATTACCTGACCTGCAGCCATCAATGCCCATTTTCCTCTTGTGACTTAAGTGCTGAACAATTACTTGACCTGAAGCTTCTCATCTACCATTTTAATCAAGGCTGTGTCCGGACGGAGCTGAACATGGATGTGATATACAGTTCCGACGATCTAAAGATTACCAGCTAACAGAAGTCCCTTCTTTGGGAAATTTTACAAAAAGATATTGGGATAGTTATTAGAACTACAAAGTACAAAGAGGATGCTGAAAGAGGCTTGGGAACCCTAAAAATGCAAAGAGtggagttttttctttttcttttttttggacaaatagAAAGAGTTATTGTTCTTGCACGTAAAGACCAACGACTAAGAGACTGGTCTCTCAGATTAGAACATGCATCTCCATCTTTGTAATATCAAAAACTAGCAAACAGAATATATGGACCTTCGCTGGAATCATGATAGCTCCAAACGGAGCAACCTTGTCATCAGAAATGGATAAATTGATTTCAAACAAAAGCTTGCGTACAATTTAAGCAGTTACCAGCACACCATGAGGAGTTATTTAAAAGAACAGTGGGGTTTCAACCATGAATTTTTCAGTCAGTTCAAAGTGGAATCCCACTGCTCCAACATTAGAAAAACTATGCACCAAACCTACTACATTTTGACAATCTACTGCCATGTTACTACAACTACAAGTAATAACACAAGAAAACctgaaaatacaaagcaaaacAAAGGGGGAAAAGAATTACTGATTTACAACGCACAACACACGATGAGCCTTCTACTGCTTTCCATCTTCGATGGATTTATCTACCACTACCTTCATTTTCTTGTACTCGAATTGTTGAGGCTGCATCGCATACTCTTCTGGCACCACCGGACGCCTATTGCCAAAGATTCTCCACAAATACAACACAATGTATGATGCCAATGCTCCACAAGCAACTCCGAGAACCATTGCAGCAACAGCCCTCAATACACaatcctttctcttctcaacTGTCACCGATTTCGAGCTCTTAGATAAGGTCTTAGGATCTAGTGGCTCTGAATGCATCCAGTCCGGAACATGCCTTTGCTCGAAGCTCCATGAATATATGGAACAAGTTTGAGAAGAGTTCCTATTCTGCGCGCTTAAGCCCACAAACACTTTCTCGTCCCCCCACAATTTCGACAAGTCAATTGGGTACCACAGCAAAGGATCAGCTGGCCTTAAACCACCCAATTGACTCAATCTCACTTCAACTCTTTTCGAACCCGCTTCATAATCAATCCAAGCATTTGTTCTATCACCACTAGTTAGATTCAATTTGATAGCTGAAGCATTGTTAACTCTAGCTGATAAAGAACTACCCACATCAATCCCCACATGGACCTTACCAACCAAGTAATCATACTTCAACTTAACTGCAACAACCTTCAATTTACTTTTCCCATACCCCATTTCAAGCCCAAAAGAGCTATTACCAAACAGGCTAAGATTCAAACCACTTGGAACTATAACAAAGGCGAAACCATCCCCATTTTCTTTGGACATAGACAGAGTGAAGTGACTGGAAAAAGACACTGATTTCTGAGGCTTACCTTCACCAAGCTTGAGGGGTTTCTTGTACATGACTCGCCCAGAACTTGAGCTCACTGAACTAGTGAGCTGAACTGCACCAGTAACAATCTTGGCATCTCCATACAGAGCAATATTGGTCTCAAAGTTTGGATCTTTACCAAACTTGGTGAGAGAAAATGAGGAATTTGAGTCTGCAGCTGAGGCTCTGAGGATGAAAATGAGCAGGGAAAAAGCGGCTAAGTGAGTGGAAATGGATAATGAGACCATGGCTGAGATGGGTTTGAGCTGAATCTGGGTCAGGGGGTTTCTACTTTCTAGGGGTAGTGGAAGAGAGGCAATTGCATATTAAAGGTGAGTTATTTCTAGGGTATGAAGGGAGGAAAGCAGAGGAGGAAAGTAAAGAATAAGGGGGAGGTTGGGTTGGAGGTTGTGAAAATTAAATAGGTTTACAAGTTCCTGCAAAAAAACTCTGTTCACTTTCTTTCAGTGGTTGCTGACTGGGGGAATATAATAAACGACTTTTGCATTTGGCCACTTATACTTTTGTAAACTTTTTCATGGAGTACCCTGTCTTTTGTGTATTCACAAACCACCCTCCAATCACTCTCATCTTTTCTTTTGTGAAAAATAATAATTGTCGGGGATGTCGGTCAAATCATTTGGGTGACGAAACTTCGTCGATAAATTCTCCTTTTACAATTATAATCTTTAGAAAATAACTAATACCGAACATATTTCAATTATTATTATATAACAAATCAGAATTATGAATTTATCATCTTTTGTCTTTACAAAATTTGTCATCTATCAATATATACACTTCATCTTAATCCATCCAATTGTGCACAAGCAGGGTAATAATCAAGTATCATTAGTCAATACTATCTCTACTAATGAAAACAAGATAAATAGGAGGATAGAGTAGAGGTTGCTCACAAgtcacaaaaatgaaaaatggggGAAAAGAACAAATGTGTAAATAAGCAAGAAGTAGAAATGTTTGCACAATTTCTTAAATCTAAAGGGTTGCGGTTGTGAATACAGCAAAGATAATAAACTTTATTACCAAGGAGGCAAGGACAGCTGGGTATACCAGTTTAATATTTGCAAGAGAATCCCACTACCTCTCTTTCAATTTTGGGTTTTGTCTGGACATGAAAAAGCTCTTGT
This region includes:
- the LOC133723638 gene encoding tubulin beta-1 chain-like, which produces MREILHIQGGQCGNQIGAKFWEVVCAEHGIDATGRYEGDAALQLERINVYYNEASCGRFVPRAVLMDLEPGTMDSVRSGPYGQIFRPDNFVFGQSGAGNNWAKGHYTEGAELIDSVLDVVRKEAENCDCLQGFQVCHSLGGGTGSGMGTLLISKIREEYPDRMMLTFSVFPSPKVSDTVVEPYNATLSVHQLVENADECMVLDNEALYDICFRTLKLSTPSFGDLNHLISATMSGVTCCLRFPGQLNSDLRKLAVNLIPFPRLHFFMVGFAPLTSRGSQMYRALTVPELTQQMWDSKNMMCAADPRHGRYLTASAMFRGKMSTKEVDDQMSNVQNKNSSYFVEWIPHNVKSTVCDIPPTGLKMASTFIGNSTSIQEMFRRVSEQFTAMFRRKAFLHWYTGEGMDEMEFTEAESNMNDLVSEYQQYQDATAEEDEYYEEEEEEEAQEM
- the LOC133723639 gene encoding L-type lectin-domain containing receptor kinase VIII.2-like, which translates into the protein MVSLSISTHLAAFSLLIFILRASAADSNSSFSLTKFGKDPNFETNIALYGDAKIVTGAVQLTSSVSSSSGRVMYKKPLKLGEGKPQKSVSFSSHFTLSMSKENGDGFAFVIVPSGLNLSLFGNSSFGLEMGYGKSKLKVVAVKLKYDYLVGKVHVGIDVGSSLSARVNNASAIKLNLTSGDRTNAWIDYEAGSKRVEVRLSQLGGLRPADPLLWYPIDLSKLWGDEKVFVGLSAQNRNSSQTCSIYSWSFEQRHVPDWMHSEPLDPKTLSKSSKSVTVEKRKDCVLRAVAAMVLGVACGALASYIVLYLWRIFGNRRPVVPEEYAMQPQQFEYKKMKVVVDKSIEDGKQ